Proteins encoded within one genomic window of Ranitomeya variabilis isolate aRanVar5 chromosome 4, aRanVar5.hap1, whole genome shotgun sequence:
- the LOC143765415 gene encoding uncharacterized protein LOC143765415 isoform X1 translates to MERKRLRVDGIPTDIPAERAKDKLTIHFLRSRNGGGEVEKINIIQGNPTYAIVTFEDDEVVESVLRINDHFLQVKDKRYDLVVSEFTRKVELEEVFQKLSLTVNYNKFPESCRSLLNNLMQTHTDVKFDFDKESMTCVISGPYARIQTMAQEILSKLEIGCTNLKEISSDTRRKTKTDRLKNSDPQDVTQVMVQRSVTVYGSEVEARYSQLTESLEHLQEPFVWDSDIFKYIQKFQSSEYQEILNKYHVHAVDESGDGITTIYLQYVKGGKNHMADLSSARFRLMGLYQGLELLLRKEQINKRDVYGEQDFHNLLLRDLQRLYPMLLCHDDDRYVYLIGNGVDVAQGKQYISDVQLKFDRPSSYRDTQYKASGSTTMSEVGSHSLSPTYKHESKVGSRIAASFSIPTTHSSYASKSHIDEKYLISSNSYSRQQLDRERGPTNDKTSIRSAITSAEDLGLLQPNEKLESKTMPSFKKMDVLPVLKTSREDIRQSRATSKPTGPLKPVRITKASSELPYSSLVDVNSALVDLKMPEGKLRRSNSLSRVYSKESASSEQQSDSLIVKDEVIVAHWLWHYIKQNYGSDIKSWCSEVVLIEEEKQNGNICLKLKATNKSNLILTKERIQLLCWKEDVRTTSSCLDYATLGVQGQDDSALVQWCELFQKCSKMLSVKLQKENLVLIYPKQIQDRVIEVYSQHIECKTKSPSNDTMTDDGLSPLHLKDKFEFSEKNMAGDSIAEQKQSSEDNVFGKTHLEQLSVQLGGEDNFQTGKGLVDPNYSQVSGTEIFPDITNENKAYSDNLSPSSLDEYSKYSKEFPQFHDEPKNSLTSEKNQMDFYTTKKQLETVATEVKTYNHGSYTSEIVTEEVDFSPSNLQNQSDLEPHYGDQGISRDDYKPPYQSSSSQLRSPAVGQESEVMNSTICVQCKNIGTTIQSSGQNVCVKCITASIMSGLNDKSALRASLVYTSMSLRLPGYDQYTSLKIIYEVPDGIQRAGDPHPGCQYRGGKFEAYLPDNREGKKLLALLQKALDEGLIFHIKTFETGEIVTWYKIPHKTSPDGGKQKNGYPDLTYMKSTIAILKENGIE, encoded by the exons ATGGAGAGGAAAAGGCTGAGAGTAGATGGAATTCCGACTGACATCCCAGCTGAACGTGCAAAGGATAAACTCACCATACATTTCCTGAGGAGCCGAAACGGGGGAGGAGAAGTGGAAAAAATCAACATTATCCAAGGAAATCCAACTTATGCCATTGTTACTTTTGAAGACGACGAAG TGGTTGAGAGCGTCCTGAGAATTAATGATCACTTCTTGCAAGTAAAAGACAAGAGATATGACCTGGTGGTCAGTGAGTTTACCAGGAAGGTGGAACTAGAAGAG GTATTTCAGAAGTTGTCATTGACTGTAAACTACAATAAGTTCCCAGAAAGTTGTAGAAGTCTTCTAAACAACTTAATGCAGACTCATACAGATGTGAAGTTTGACTTTGATAAAGAATCCATGACATGTGTCATCAGTGGGCCATATGCCAGGATACAGACTATGGCACAGGAAATATTAAGCAAATTAGAAATCGGATGTACAAACTTAAAGGAGATTTCATCAGATACACGAAGGAAAACCAAGACTGACCGCCTGAAAAATTCAGACCCTCAAGATGTCACCCAAGTTATGGTTCAAAGATCTGTGACTGTGTACGGAAGCGAAGTTGAAGCAAGATACAGTCAGCTGACTGAATCCCTGGAGCATTTGCAGGAACCTTTTGTCTGGGATTCTGATATCTTTAAATACATACAAAAGTTCCAAAGTTCTGAATATCAAGAAATACTAAACAAATATCATGTTCATGCAGTGGATGAAAGTGGAGATGGAATCACCACAATTTATCTTCAGTATGTAAAAGGGGGTAAAAACCATATGGCAGACTTGAGTTCTGCACGATTCAGGCTCATGGGTCTTTATCAAGGATTAGAACTACTTCTAAGGAAAGAACAGATAAACAAGAGAGATGTATATGGAGAGCAGGACTTTCATAACCTTCTTTTGAGAGACCTCCAAAGACTGTATCCTATGCTTCTTTGTCATGATGACGACAGATATGTGTACCTTATTGGAAATGGGGTTGATGTGGCTCAAGGGAAACAATACATCAGTGATGTACAACTGAAATTTGATAGGCCATCAAGTTATCGAGACACACAATATAAAGCAAGTGGGTCAACTACCATGTCAGAAGTAGGGTCGCATTCCTTGTCCCCTACCTACAAACATGAAAGCAAAGTTGGAAGCAGAATAGCCGCCTCGTTTAGCATTCCTACAACACACAGCTCATATGCATCAAAGTCTCATATAGATGAGAAATACCTAATATCATCAAATAGTTATAGCAGACAGCAGCTAGATCGTGAGAGAGGTCCCACCAATGACAAGACATCTATCAGATCTGCAATTACAAGTGCTGAAGATTTGGGTCTCTTGCAACCAAATGAGAAATTGGAAAGCAAAACCATGCCATCGTTCAAAAAAATGGATGTACTCCCAGTCCTGAAAACGAGTAGAGAGGATATAAGGCAAAGCAGAGCCACCTCCAAACCTACAGGTCCACTCAAACCTGTCCGAATTACAAAAGCATCAAGTGAGCTTCCCTATTCTAGCTTGGTAGACGTGAACTCAGCATTAGTGGACCTCAAAATGCCAGAAGGTAAACTTAGAAGGTCTAATAGCCTATCTCGTGTATATTCTAAAGAGAGTGCCTCTTCTGAGCAACAGAGCGATTCACTGATAGTCAAAGACGAAGTCATTGTGGCGCATTGGTTGTGGCATTATATTAAACAAAACTATGGCTCTGACATCAAGAGTTGGTGTTCTGAGGTTGTGTTGATAGAGGAGGAAAAGCAAAATGGAAATATTTGCTTAAAGTTGAAGGCAACTAACAAATCTAATTTGATTTTAACAAAGGAAAGGATTCAACTATTGTGTTGGAAAGAAGACGTACGAACCACCAGCTCATGTCTTGACTATGCCACACTTGGGGTTCAAGGTCAAGATGACAGTGCTTTAGTTCAGTGGTGTGAACTTTTCCAGAAATGCTCCAAAATGCTTTCTGTTAAGCTCCAGAAAGAAAATCTTGTTCTTATATATCCCAAGCAAATTCAGGACCGTGTCATTGAAGTGTACAGTCAGCACATAGAATGTAAAACTAAGTCACCTAGTAATGATACAATGACAGATGACGGTCTGTCACCTTTACACCTGAAGGACAAATTTGAGTTTTCTGAAAAGAATATGGCTGGAGATTCTATTGCTGAGCAAAAGCAAAGCTCAGAAGACAATGTTTTTGGCAAGACACACCTTGAACAGTTATCTGTTCAGTTAGGTGGTGAAGATAACTTTCAAACTGGAAAAGGTTTGGTCGATCCAAACTATTCCCAGGTTAGCGGAACAGAAATATTTCCAGACATCACCAATGAAAACAAAGCCTATTCTGATAATTTATCACCATCATCCTTAGATGAATACTCTAAATATTCCAAAGAATTTCCACAATTCCATGACGAACCAAAAAATAGCTTGACGTCAGAGAAGAATCAGATGGATTTCTACACCACAAAAAAACAATTAGAAACTGTAGCAACAGAAGTGAAAACTTATAATCATGGTTCCTATACTAGTGAGATTGTAACAGAAGAGGTTGACTTCTCTCCATCGAATCTCCAAAATCAGAGTGACCTAGAGCCACATTATGGGGATCAGGGCATCTCCAGAGATGATTACAAACCACCGTATCAGAGCAGTTCATCTCAGCTGCGGAGTCCTGCAGTTGGCCAAGAGTCAGAGGTTATGAATTCTACCATTTGTGTCCAATGTAAGAACATCGGCACAACAATTCAGTCATCTGGTCAAAATGTATGTGTTAAATGTATAACAGCATCTATTATGTCTGGCCTTAATGACAAAAGTGCCTTGAGAGCTTCCTTGGTTTACACAAGCATGAGCCTTAGATTACCTGGGTATGACCAATATACCTCCTTGAAGATAATATATGAAGTTCCAGATGGCATACAAAGG GCTGGAGATCCTCATCCAGGATGCCAGTATAGAGGTGGAAAGTTTGAGGCCTACCTGCCAGATAATCGGGAGGGGAAGAAGCTCCTTGCACTGCTTCAGAAAGCCCTGGATGAAGGCCTCATTTTTCACATCAAGACATTTGAAACAGGAGAAATAGTCACGTGGTACAAAATTCCTCATAAAACCTCCCCAGATGGAGGAAAGCAAAA GAATGGGTACCCAGATTTGACATATATGAAGTCTACTATAGCAATCCTGAAAGAAAATGGCATTGAATAG
- the LOC143765415 gene encoding uncharacterized protein LOC143765415 isoform X2, with the protein MERKRLRVDGIPTDIPAERAKDKLTIHFLRSRNGGGEVEKINIIQGNPTYAIVTFEDDEVVESVLRINDHFLQVKDKRYDLVVSEFTRKVELEEVFQKLSLTVNYNKFPESCRSLLNNLMQTHTDVKFDFDKESMTCVISGPYARIQTMAQEILSKLEIGCTNLKEISSDTRRKTKTDRLKNSDPQDVTQVMVQRSVTVYGSEVEARYSQLTESLEHLQEPFVWDSDIFKYIQKFQSSEYQEILNKYHVHAVDESGDGITTIYLQYVKGGKNHMADLSSARFRLMGLYQGLELLLRKEQINKRDVYGEQDFHNLLLRDLQRLYPMLLCHDDDRYVYLIGNGVDVAQGKQYISDVQLKFDRPSSYRDTQYKASGSTTMSEVGSHSLSPTYKHESKVGSRIAASFSIPTTHSSYASKSHIDEKYLISSNSYSRQQLDRERGPTNDKTSIRSAITSAEDLGLLQPNEKLESKTMPSFKKMDVLPVLKTSREDIRQSRATSKPTGPLKPVRITKASSELPYSSLVDVNSALVDLKMPEGKLRRSNSLSRVYSKESASSEQQSDSLIVKDEVIVAHWLWHYIKQNYGSDIKSWCSEVVLIEEEKQNGNICLKLKATNKSNLILTKERIQLLCWKEDVRTTSSCLDYATLGVQGQDDSALVQWCELFQKCSKMLSVKLQKENLVLIYPKQIQDRVIEVYSQHIECKTKSPSNDTMTDDGLSPLHLKDKFEFSEKNMAGDSIAEQKQSSEDNVFGKTHLEQLSVQLGGEDNFQTGKGLVDPNYSQVSGTEIFPDITNENKAYSDNLSPSSLDEYSKYSKEFPQFHDEPKNSLTSEKNQMDFYTTKKQLETVATEVKTYNHGSYTSEIVTEEVDFSPSNLQNQSDLEPHYGDQGISRDDYKPPYQSSSSQLRSPAVGQESEVMNSTICVQCKNIGTTIQSSGQNVCVKCITASIMSGLNDKSALRASLVYTSMSLRLPGYDQYTSLKIIYEVPDGIQREWVPRFDIYEVYYSNPERKWH; encoded by the exons ATGGAGAGGAAAAGGCTGAGAGTAGATGGAATTCCGACTGACATCCCAGCTGAACGTGCAAAGGATAAACTCACCATACATTTCCTGAGGAGCCGAAACGGGGGAGGAGAAGTGGAAAAAATCAACATTATCCAAGGAAATCCAACTTATGCCATTGTTACTTTTGAAGACGACGAAG TGGTTGAGAGCGTCCTGAGAATTAATGATCACTTCTTGCAAGTAAAAGACAAGAGATATGACCTGGTGGTCAGTGAGTTTACCAGGAAGGTGGAACTAGAAGAG GTATTTCAGAAGTTGTCATTGACTGTAAACTACAATAAGTTCCCAGAAAGTTGTAGAAGTCTTCTAAACAACTTAATGCAGACTCATACAGATGTGAAGTTTGACTTTGATAAAGAATCCATGACATGTGTCATCAGTGGGCCATATGCCAGGATACAGACTATGGCACAGGAAATATTAAGCAAATTAGAAATCGGATGTACAAACTTAAAGGAGATTTCATCAGATACACGAAGGAAAACCAAGACTGACCGCCTGAAAAATTCAGACCCTCAAGATGTCACCCAAGTTATGGTTCAAAGATCTGTGACTGTGTACGGAAGCGAAGTTGAAGCAAGATACAGTCAGCTGACTGAATCCCTGGAGCATTTGCAGGAACCTTTTGTCTGGGATTCTGATATCTTTAAATACATACAAAAGTTCCAAAGTTCTGAATATCAAGAAATACTAAACAAATATCATGTTCATGCAGTGGATGAAAGTGGAGATGGAATCACCACAATTTATCTTCAGTATGTAAAAGGGGGTAAAAACCATATGGCAGACTTGAGTTCTGCACGATTCAGGCTCATGGGTCTTTATCAAGGATTAGAACTACTTCTAAGGAAAGAACAGATAAACAAGAGAGATGTATATGGAGAGCAGGACTTTCATAACCTTCTTTTGAGAGACCTCCAAAGACTGTATCCTATGCTTCTTTGTCATGATGACGACAGATATGTGTACCTTATTGGAAATGGGGTTGATGTGGCTCAAGGGAAACAATACATCAGTGATGTACAACTGAAATTTGATAGGCCATCAAGTTATCGAGACACACAATATAAAGCAAGTGGGTCAACTACCATGTCAGAAGTAGGGTCGCATTCCTTGTCCCCTACCTACAAACATGAAAGCAAAGTTGGAAGCAGAATAGCCGCCTCGTTTAGCATTCCTACAACACACAGCTCATATGCATCAAAGTCTCATATAGATGAGAAATACCTAATATCATCAAATAGTTATAGCAGACAGCAGCTAGATCGTGAGAGAGGTCCCACCAATGACAAGACATCTATCAGATCTGCAATTACAAGTGCTGAAGATTTGGGTCTCTTGCAACCAAATGAGAAATTGGAAAGCAAAACCATGCCATCGTTCAAAAAAATGGATGTACTCCCAGTCCTGAAAACGAGTAGAGAGGATATAAGGCAAAGCAGAGCCACCTCCAAACCTACAGGTCCACTCAAACCTGTCCGAATTACAAAAGCATCAAGTGAGCTTCCCTATTCTAGCTTGGTAGACGTGAACTCAGCATTAGTGGACCTCAAAATGCCAGAAGGTAAACTTAGAAGGTCTAATAGCCTATCTCGTGTATATTCTAAAGAGAGTGCCTCTTCTGAGCAACAGAGCGATTCACTGATAGTCAAAGACGAAGTCATTGTGGCGCATTGGTTGTGGCATTATATTAAACAAAACTATGGCTCTGACATCAAGAGTTGGTGTTCTGAGGTTGTGTTGATAGAGGAGGAAAAGCAAAATGGAAATATTTGCTTAAAGTTGAAGGCAACTAACAAATCTAATTTGATTTTAACAAAGGAAAGGATTCAACTATTGTGTTGGAAAGAAGACGTACGAACCACCAGCTCATGTCTTGACTATGCCACACTTGGGGTTCAAGGTCAAGATGACAGTGCTTTAGTTCAGTGGTGTGAACTTTTCCAGAAATGCTCCAAAATGCTTTCTGTTAAGCTCCAGAAAGAAAATCTTGTTCTTATATATCCCAAGCAAATTCAGGACCGTGTCATTGAAGTGTACAGTCAGCACATAGAATGTAAAACTAAGTCACCTAGTAATGATACAATGACAGATGACGGTCTGTCACCTTTACACCTGAAGGACAAATTTGAGTTTTCTGAAAAGAATATGGCTGGAGATTCTATTGCTGAGCAAAAGCAAAGCTCAGAAGACAATGTTTTTGGCAAGACACACCTTGAACAGTTATCTGTTCAGTTAGGTGGTGAAGATAACTTTCAAACTGGAAAAGGTTTGGTCGATCCAAACTATTCCCAGGTTAGCGGAACAGAAATATTTCCAGACATCACCAATGAAAACAAAGCCTATTCTGATAATTTATCACCATCATCCTTAGATGAATACTCTAAATATTCCAAAGAATTTCCACAATTCCATGACGAACCAAAAAATAGCTTGACGTCAGAGAAGAATCAGATGGATTTCTACACCACAAAAAAACAATTAGAAACTGTAGCAACAGAAGTGAAAACTTATAATCATGGTTCCTATACTAGTGAGATTGTAACAGAAGAGGTTGACTTCTCTCCATCGAATCTCCAAAATCAGAGTGACCTAGAGCCACATTATGGGGATCAGGGCATCTCCAGAGATGATTACAAACCACCGTATCAGAGCAGTTCATCTCAGCTGCGGAGTCCTGCAGTTGGCCAAGAGTCAGAGGTTATGAATTCTACCATTTGTGTCCAATGTAAGAACATCGGCACAACAATTCAGTCATCTGGTCAAAATGTATGTGTTAAATGTATAACAGCATCTATTATGTCTGGCCTTAATGACAAAAGTGCCTTGAGAGCTTCCTTGGTTTACACAAGCATGAGCCTTAGATTACCTGGGTATGACCAATATACCTCCTTGAAGATAATATATGAAGTTCCAGATGGCATACAAAGG GAATGGGTACCCAGATTTGACATATATGAAGTCTACTATAGCAATCCTGAAAGAAAATGGCATTGA